The DNA region CTCCCCGGCACTCAGTTCAAAATCAAATATATCAAAATTGTCACGGATGTGACTCTCCTGTCCTGCTTTCGGGATGGTCACCACGTTCTCCTGCTGAATCAACCACCGGAGTGCAACCTGTGCGCTGGTTTTGTTGTGGCGAGCGCCAATCTCATCCAATGTCTTATCATCGATTACGCGTCCTTTCCCCAGCGGGCTGTAGGCGGTAAGCATCAAATTGTTCTTTTGGCAATATTCCAGCATCGCATCCTGCCCCCGGCCGGGATAGTACTCGACTTGATTTGTAAGAATCGGCGTCTCCGAGGCGTCGACAGCTTTTTCCATCTCCGGGACGGAAAAATTGCTGACGCCGATGTGTTTGACGATACCTTCTTCCTGCAAGTCGTTCATTGCATCGATTGTCTCGTCGATTGGGACGGTGGCACTTGGCCAGTGGATGAGCAGTAAGTCGATATATTCGCAATCGAGTTTTTCCTGGCTGGCATGTGTGGACGATAAAACGTCCTCCGGCGCCAGATTCGAGGCGAGGATTTTCGTCGTTAAAAATATTTGATCTCTGGGAATGCCCGATTCACGGACGGCTTTGCCGACTGCTGATTCGTTCCGGTACATTTGGGCGGTATCGATGTGCCGGTAGCCCAACTTCAATGCGGTGAGTACGCTGTCCGTACAGGCCGTCCCGCGCAATAGGTATGTGCCAAAGCCGAGCGCGGGGATTGTTACCCCCTTCACTTCCAGATGTTTCATGTTAGTCTCCCTCCATCTCATAACTGTTCTTATCAAAATATAATTTCTCATGTAGCTGGCGGTTTCTCAACTGGAGAAAAATCCTTGTGATCAATCCTGCGTCGGTGTATCGTAATCCCTTCATTGGAAAAAAATAGCAATCGTCGTGAGATTTCGGGAGTATCTATGAGCGGCTATGATCAACTATACAGGGAATTCGTATCCCGGTTTCCGGATTACGGGAATACGGCCGAACTTGATGATCTCCGGGAGCAGGAGTTTCAGCGCCTGGATCAAAACGGTCAAATCTACCTTGATTATACAGGTGGAAGCCTGTACGCCAAATCTCAGCTGAATTCTCATACCGAATTGCTTACGGATAACGTCTTTGGGAATCCGCATTCCAACAACCCGACTTCCCGTCAAATGACAGACGTCGTTGAGGAAGCGCGGGCCAGGGTGTTGGAATACTTCTGCGCTTCTCCGGATGAATACACTGCGATTTTTACGCTCAACGCCAGCGGGGCATTAAAGCTGGTTGGTGAAGCGTTTCCATTCCAGCGTGAAAGCCGGTTTCTGCTCACCGTCGATAACCACAATTCGGTGAATGGCATCCGGGTGTTCGCCAGAGATAAGGGGGCCGAGGTGAAATATATTCCGGTAGCAATGCCGGATTTGCGCATGGATGATGAGGGGCTCGAGGATTCCCTGGACAACTGTGATAGATCTGTGCCGAACCTGCTGGCCTACCCGGCACAGTCCAACTTCACCGGAGTCCAGCATTCCATGGATTGGATCCCACAGGCGCAGGATGCCGGATGCCATGTGCTGTTGGATGCGGCGGCTTATGTGCCGACGAATACGCTGGATTTATCGGCAGTTCAACCGGATTTCGTGGCACTCTCGTTTTACAAGATGTTCGGATACCCTACCGGAATCGGTTGTCTTATCGCCAAGAAAAAGGCACTTGGGATACTTCGGCGACCCTGGTTTGCCGGCGGTACTATAGCGCTCGCTTCCGTGCATTCAATGAATCATCAATTGGCTGACGACGAGGCTGGATTTGAAGACGGGACAGTAGATTATCTGAATATCCCCGCAGTAAAGTTCGGCCTGGATCTGTTGGAATCTGTTTCCATCGAATCGATACATCGCCGGGTCCAAAGTCTCACCGGTTGGCTGCTTGCGACGTTGATGGAATTGCGCCACTCTAACGGAAATCCCATGGTGCGCGTCTATGGCCCAACGACTACTGAAGCCCGGGGCGGTAACGTTGCGTTTAACATTTACGATCCGGACGGGAGTCTGATCGATTTTCGGCGAGTGGAGGAGCTGGCCAATACGCGACAAATTTCTCTGCGCACAGGTTGCTTTTGTAACCCCGGCGTCATCGAGGTGGCCGAAGGATTGACTGCTAAAGAAATGGAGGCCGGATTCGCAAATCGTGACAAGGTCAATTATCCGCACTTCTTGTCTGTATTAGAACACCAGGAAGGCAAGAGTGCCGGAGCAGTCCGGGTGTCTTTCGGACTGGTATCGAATTTTAAAGACGCGTACCATCTGGTCGAATTTCTCAAGACGTTCCGGGATCAAACCACGGGGAAAATTGGACGGGTCTCCTTTGATATCCAAACCTGCCGCCGGCTCCGGGACGGGAGTTAACAATAGTGTTCAAGTGTTCGGGTGTTTCCCAAAGGGATACCTCCGAGGCGTGTGTTCAAGTATGATATCTTTGGGCTGGTGAAGGCAGGATATTATAGAGTATTTGTGTCCAAGTATTGATGTCCAAGTGTTCCATACAAGTCCACACAAGTCCGAACTGCGTATTGCATGGAAAAGATTCGGGAAGGTCCTTTCCGTTATACACAATACTCGATACTTTTTCCTCGTTCCGTATTAGGGAAAGCGAATTTCTTGTTTTTGATATCCGATATTTACTTCTCCGGATCTCACTCCAAAGCCACCAGAAGTTCAGAGATGGTAGGATTCGCCGGGGCTATCTGCTGAAACGAGTGAAAGGTCATTTCAGCCTTCAACGCAACGGCTACCGGGGCCAGGAGATCTGCGGCATGATCACCAACGGCCGATGCCCCTAAAATCCGATCATTGTCCTGGTTCACAAGCATCTTTAAAAACCCCTCCTGATGCTCAATAATATTTGATTTCAGGACTTTCCCGTAATCGGTTTTGAGTACTCTGACGTTCCGGTTTTTTTTAAATGCTTCGGTTTCCGTCATTCCAATCTGAGCCACTTCAGGAACGGTATAAATCGCCTCAACTGCCCAATCCGGCTGGTAGGAATAATTGGTCTTTTTCAGCGCATTGCTCACGGCAAACCGGGCCTGGGCGATGGCCTTGTTTGCCAGCATGGGCGGACCGGTTACATCTCCGATAGCAAAAATATGCTGTACCTTAGTGCGAAGTTGCCCATCGACGGTAATCCCCTTGTGTTTATCGTAGGTCACTCCCGTTTTTCCCAGGTTCAGCCTGGACGTGTCCGGGACCCGGCCGATAGCGACAAACGCCAGTTCCGCCTCGAACGAATTGCCCGAGGTGAGAGTCGCCTCAACGTGATCGCCATGATTTACGATTGACTGTACGGCCTGGCCCTTATGAAATTCAACGCCACGTCTCGAAAGGACAGATTCCAGTGTATTTGAAATGTCAGCATCGCTCCGGGGGAGCAATGTGTCAATATCTGTTAGCGCCGTAACCTCGCTTCCCAGGCGATTAAAAAGGTAGATTGTTTCCGAGCCGGTCACGCCGCCTCCAACCACGATGATACTCTCCGGGATGGATTTTCGATGGCTCATAAACCGTGGCGCTAAAATGCGTTTTCCATCCGGTTTCAAATCATCCGGAAATATCGGGACGGATCCCGAGGCGATAATAATCTGTTCCCCATGGACCCGGGCGACCTCTTCGCCATCTCTGGTAACTTGAATCGTATAATCATCCAGGAAGTGGCCTTTCCCGTTGAAAACCTCAACATTCAGATCTTCAAAAGTTTTTTTGTCCCGTGTGTGTTCCCGATCTTTTACGGTTTGTAGCCGCTCCAAGACTTTCTCTGGCTGGATAATATAGCCGCCCATGGGATAGCTCATCTCCTGCGCGTGAACAACCTCGTCACCGGTATCCGCTGCATCCAGCCAGACCTTGCTGGGAACCAGACTATGCCAGAGTGCCCGACCGCCCGGCTTATCCTGTTCAATCAGCGCAACGGAAGCGCCAAGTTTGCCTGCCTCTTTAGCCGCGGTGACGCCGCCGGGGCCCCCGCCAATGATAACAACATCTTTACGAGCGTATTTTACATCCATAGTCACCTCGTGAAATTAGGTTAACAGAGAATACATTATACTACAGATTAGGGAGAGGACGGTCAAACTGAAATAGAACGTTCTATGGTCGGACAGTAAATAAAACGGACAAATGAGCACGTTATAGTTTTCTGCATGGCCGATAGTTTATTACGGAGAGCTCTCCCAAAATTGGTAAATGTGATCTAAAAAAAATAATATACACCTTTATTCTATGAAACCTAATACCTTAATGTGACTTAATTCATCATGTAATATTTTATAAAACTTAATTACTTATTGCTTTTCGACGACAATGATATGAACTTGCTAGCAACGTGACGGACAATTTTGACATCCCGATAATCGCTGCATCCTGTTCACTGTAGTCGAAAAAGTCCTCCGAATTCATAAAGAAAGGTAGAACTCTTCTACGCCTGTTTTGCCTTTCCATATGATGTACCAGTTGTACCTATCTGATAATTGCTTCTGCATTTGGGAATAGATGTTTGTGACGATGGGAATAGAGTAAAAGGTGCACTTTGTCTATCCGAAATTTTCTTGCCACGCCATTTCATTTATCCATACCCTCAACAAAGAAATACCAGGAGAACGTGTTATGAAGACGATGAAGTTAGGGATTCTATTGACTGTCCTGTTCAGTTTGGTTTTAACTGTACCGCTTTTTGCGGTGGACGTGACTTTTCAGGCGGATATCTCAGAGTTACTCAATGAAGGGTTTGATCCTGGAACCCATAATCTGGAAGTCCGGGGTGAATTCAACACCTGGAGAACAGGATTAAATCTAACCTCTAATGGTGAAAATATTTATTCAATTACATTGCCAGTGGACATGTCTGCCGGAACTGAAGTCTTCTGGAAGTTTTGTGTAACTCCAGGCGACGAATTTTTAGGGGGTGAATATGAACTCGGTGCGAACCGGTCGTTCGTCCTTGGAGAAACAGCAACGACCCTGCCGGTAGAATCACCGAATCTGTACACTTCTGTAAAGACCATTACTGATGCCCGAACTGTTGGTCTCGATAGGGTGATTCGTGTGCAAGGTATCGTCACATCCCACAATTTCGGGACGGGGTTTTCAGACCTTACACTGCAGGATGCCAACGCGGGAATCTTTCTCTATCACGGTGGCGTTGAGTTACCGGTCACATTTCGGGATCGCGTCCAGGTAACCGGCCGGGTCGTCGAATACAACGGTAAATTGGAGATTGTCCCGGAGACCCACGATAATATCCCGGAGAATGCCATAGTTGTTCTGGAAAGTAATGTTACACCGCCTTCTCCAATCTTGGTCACAATCGGGGACATTCTTGAAAGTCCGGAGATGTACGAGGGGAAATTGGTCCGCCTGGATCAGGTGGCCACCATTGGTGGTGCTTGGCCGACACCCGGACAGGATGCAAACATGGATATCACGGATGCTGGTGGGTTGCCCTTCGTTATGCGTATCGATAAGGAGACGAATATCGATGAGACACCACAGCCGGAAGGTCCGTTTGATGTCATCGGGGTGGTCTCTCAATTTTTTGACGATTACCAGGTCCTGCCACGGACGCATGAGGATATTATCCGATCTGCTGTACAGCAGAGTGCATGGGACTTCGAGGAAGGCCCGGGCAATTGGTATGCTTTTTACGGAAATGCGAACACCGTTAATTCTCCAGTATTCGATGGGATTAATGCACTCGGGATTACCGCGTGGCAAAGTTCTGTTCCTCTGGAAATCAAGAATGAGATTTGTCCCAATGTTGAACCGGGAAATCAATTCCGGTTTCAGGTATGGATTGATAATGTTGAGGGTATAAGTGCACTGCAACCCTATATCCAATACGGCGATTGGGTATGGTACAGTGGATGGTACGACAGCGAAAATTTTACACTAACGCCCGGAGCCTGGAACGAAGTGATCGTTGAGGTTCCGGCGGAATACGTCAGGCCTCTCAAGGCTGTCGGTTTACAGATATTCAGGGAATCCGAAGAGTATACTCCAACGGTTTATGTTGACGGTATCAAACTCGACACAGAGGTCGCGCCTGTTGGCCTTTCGCAGGACGTTACCGTACGCTTTTCCGTCGACGTGACCGATGCGGTCAACTTCCAGACCGGCGAGCCGTTTACCAATGTGCAGGAAGTACTGCTTAACGGTATTATCTCCGTGGCCCAATGGGGATGGGCTCCCTGGGGAGCGATCCCGGATACTACCGGAGCGCTCCATATGTCCAATGATGGTACTACGCAGGGAGATGGCATCGCCGGAGATAACATCTGGACGGCCGAAGTACTGTTCCCCGCCGGATCAAAATTCGACTGGGGTTACAAATACGGTATTTACGACAACACCAATATGGATATGTCCCGTCCGGATGCGCTGGATAACGAGTCCGGTTTCGGGGACGATCACGGGTTGACGATTAGTGATACCGAACCGTTGCAAGTTCTGCCAGTCGATATGTGGAAAACAACGACAGCCAGTGGTGAATACTTAGAAGTGCCCATTTCTGTGGCTCAGCAGGATCCAGCGATGATTGGGCGAAAAGTGCTGGTACGAGGAATCGTGACCGCAGCCACCGGTGTCTATAATCAAACACGGACATTTATTCAGGCTGAAGGCGGCGGGCCCTGGAGCGGTATCCTGATTTACGACAATACAGCAACCATCCAGACGAACGAGGGTGATCTGATAGCCGTGAGTGGCACGGTTGATGAATATTACGATATGACAGAGATAGTGGTTGACGAAATCGAGCTGCTTGACGTTAATTTTTCGCTGCCCGAACCGATCAATCTTCGTACCGGTGACCTGAGGAATCCTGAATTTGCCGAGCAATTTGAATCTGTGCCGGTGCGATTGAATAATCCTGTGGTTTCGAATCCCAATCTGGGGAATTGGGAATGGGAGATCGATGACGGGAGCGGTCCGTGTGTGATCGGTGTAAGCCATCTAAAGTATATGTCCCCGTCGATGGAGACCGTTATCCCATCTATCACCGGCATCGTGGACTTTACTTACGGGAACTACGTTGTTAAACCACGTGACCGGGCAGATATCGAAGACGGATTAACGGAAGTCATGATCTGGGATTTCGAAGATGACTTACAGGGGTGGCAGTCGCCGTCCGGTATCGGTCAACTCGATGATACTCACCCGTTCAGCGGCAACTATTCGGTCCGGATGGTCGATAATCCGGATACCTCAACAACCGGCATTATGTTGATCAATAATGAATACCGGAATTTAGTGCCAAACGACAGGATCCAGCTTCATGTCTGGCTGGATGATACCACCGGTCTACAGGGAGTTCAGGTATTCATTCAGTTCGGCGAAGGTTTCACCTGGTTCCATAACTGGTATAATCCAGGGGATCTTAAAGTTGGTGCCTGGAATTTAATCGAAGTTGTAGTCCCTTGGAATTATGGCGCACCACTAAACATATTTGGCGTCGAGGTTTTAGGTCGTGAACCAGACACAGTTTCACCGTTTTACATCGATAAGGCGATTGTACTCAAACAGAGTGGAGCTGCTCTGGTTGCCGATTTCAACGTTTATCCATCAGTGGGGTCCTATCCACTCACAGTGCAGTTTACCGATATGTCGACCGGAGATATTAATAGCTGGTACTGGGAATTCGGCGATAGTACCACAAGTCCCGAGCAAAATCCATCCCACACCTATCTCGAATTTGGATCATACACTGTGACTTTGACGGTCGATGGCCCCGGCGGCTCTGATGCGAAACGTCAGGACTGGTGTGTGACTACTTTCGAAGAGGAGTACGTGCTACCTGTCCCCATGGTTAACGCTCCGGTTATCGATGGCATTGCGGACCCGGCATGGGAAAGCGTTCCGATGACTGAAATCGTGCACCAAATTAATTACGGTGAACCGATTGATAGTCCCGCCGATCTCTCCGGCGATTTTCGTCTGAGCTGGGATCAAACGAATCTGAACTTGTTTGCCTCTGTTCGCGACGATATTCTACGTACGGATGGTGCAGAGTCCTGGGAAAACGATGGATTCGAAATATTTTTCGATGGGGACAACAGCAAGGGATTTGCGTATGACGGATCGAATGATTTCCAAATTATAGTAACATATGGCCCGGAGGCACCGAACGTATCCGTTGGTTGGCAAACGGCGTGGTTTGATCCGGAAGTGATAACGGCGGCTCTGCAGAATACCGATGATGGCTGGGATCTGGAAATGGCCATCCCATTGCAGGCATTGGGGATGGAGCAGTACTCCGGCCACCAATTCGGTTTCGAAATCTATTACGAAGACAACGATACCGGCGTCAGGGATCACCAATTACTCTGGTGGTCGGAAGGGAATGTCTGGGAGAATCCGTCCGTAATGGGTACCGCGGAATTCCAGAGAATCACGGCGACAGATACGACGCAGGTCACCTTCCAGGCGGATATCACGGATCTGCTAAGCGAAGGATTCGACCCGACAAATCAGGTACTGGAAGTCCGTGGCGGGTTTTCGAATTGGCAGCCGGGACCGGAACTCGTGCAGATTGAGGGAAACCAGTATGCCGTGACTATTGAAGTTGCCGGTGTACCCGGCTGGGACGTCCCCTGGAAATTTGCCGTAAGTCCCGGGGATATGTTTCTGGATGGCGGTTGGGAGCTGGGTGGGGATCGTTCCTTCACCTTCCCGAAATCCGATACGACCCTGGCTCCGGAATTTCCAAATATTTATACAGAGCGGAAGACACTGGCTGAAGCCCGGGCACTCGGTGTTGGTCGCGTGGTCCGGTCAATAGCAACGGTAACCAGTACCAACTTCGGTGAAGGATATTCGGAGTACGCAATCCAGGATAGCACCGGCGGTCTTATCCTGTTTCACCGGGATTTCGAATACGACCTGGATGCGCGGAATTTGATTCAGGTCACCGGTCGTATTATGGAGTATAACGGAAAACTGGAAATCCAGCCTGAAATCTATGATAGGAGCCTGCTGGGCGAAGCCGTTGTTGTTCTGAATGCAGGGGTACCGCTCCCGGAAACTCAGCCGCTGACGATTGATGAAATCCTTGCTGCGCCCGAGAGTTTTGAATCCGAGCTGGTGCGGATTGAACGTGTAGCATTTTCAGGTGATTGGCCTCTCGAAGGATACGATGCTAACCTGTCTATCACGGACCAAGCCGGCGCCATTCTGACCATGCGCATCGATAAAGAGACAAATGTGGATGGTTCGGAGGCTCCAACCGATTCCTTTGACGTCATCGGTATCATTACCCAGTTCGATCAGGAAGCACCGTATGATGATGGTTATCAGATCCTGCCACGCAAGCGAACGGATATCTTTGAAAATGCAACCACGGTTACCTTCCAGGCGGATATGCGACAGTTGCTCCGTAATGGATTTGACCCGGATTCGAATCGGATCGCGGTGTTCGGGTCATTTCAGGACTGGCGGGTTGGATACCAACTGTTCCCCTCCGAAACTGATGATAGCCTGTATTCACGGATGGTGGAAATTCGGGTACCTGGCGGTACGGTGATAGAATGGAAGTTCTATGCCGCTCCCGGGGGACAATTTGTGAACAGTGGATTGGAAACAGGGGAAAACCGGATCTTTACGCTCGAAACGGGCAGCATGGTATTGGAGCCAATGGTTCCGGCAATCGCATTCGCTGAAGTGGTGACTCAACAGGTCCAGTATACTTTTACTGTAGATCTGAACAATGCGATCAACGCTCAGAACGGAAAACCGCTGTCCAATGTGCAATCGGTGTTTATGCATGCATTTAAGTGGTCACCCGGTTTTGCGGTGGAAGATACGAGTGCGATGCTGAGAACATTCGACGACGGTATCAATGGCGGCGATGCTGTCGCCGGTGACAACATCTGGTCCAATCAGGTGACCTTCGTTCCGGGTACGTATCGCAATCAACAGTATAAATATGCGGCGTACGATCCGGCCAACCTGGATTTCAGTAATCCGTATCCCATGGACAATGAGGCGCCTCCGGGAGTATATCACCACTTCGCCATTGACGACAGTCAGCCGGAACAGGCGCTGGCGGTGAAATGGCTGACTACGACTGGCGTCGAACGGCACTTTACTCCGGCTTACGAAGGCAATCCATATAAAGCCATGAATATTTATGTAACCAAGGCCACCTTCGATAGCCTTGACCTAACCGCTGGCGACGAGATTGGGATTTTCGACGAAGGAGTCTGTATAGGGGCCGGGGTAGTACAGGGACCGATCACCTTGATGGAATCTCTGGACATGGAGGCGGCCACCGACGACCCGGGCACACCGGAAAAAGATGGCTTTACTCCGGGTAATCCGCTGCAATTCCGGCTCTGGAGAGCAGCAGAACAAGCAGAATACTCAAGTCCGAATATTTCAGTAGTCCAGGGTAACGAAATATACACCTCCAATGAATCTGCAGTAACCGAGCTAGAGTTCTTCAGCATTATGCCACAGATCGTTGGTCTGCAATCAGGCTGGAATATCATGTCGTTTGCCATTGAACCGGTAAATCAGGATATGATGAATATTGCTCAGCCGTTGGTGGATGCCGCCCAGCTCATTAAGGTGCAGGATGAACGCGGCAAAGCTATCGAGCAGATTCTGGGGACCTGGAAGAATAACATCGGGTCCTGGGCAGGGTCAGAAGGGTACTACCTGAAGGTGTCGGAAGATACCGAGCTGGAAGTACAGGGATTTCCGATCCCGCTGCCGTTCGACGTTCCGTTGCAGGCCGGTTGGAACATCATTGGCTATCCGGTCAATTCGCCGCAAGCGGCGTTAAATATGGTCCAGCCCCTTATTGATGAAGGTGCCCTGATCAAGATTCAGAATGAATCAGGCAAAGCCATCGAGCAGATCCTGGGAACGTGGAAGGACAACATCGAAACCTTTGTACCGGGTGAAGGCTATTACCTGAAGGTCCTTGCCGACGCCAGTCTGCGCATTGACCGCCAAACTATGGAGGGACCGGAAGCGATTGCGGAAAGTGCAACACAGCCGGATATGGTAGCACCGGAACAATTCGTCTCGGCATTTGCCGGCAATCCGTACAATCCGATGAATGTGTACGTCAATCTGGATGACGTACAAAAGAATAGCCTTGAAGCCGGATACGAAATTGGAGTATTCGACGGAGAGGTGTGCGTCGGTTCAGTCATGATACCGGAACAATTCCAGAGCAGGCAATACCTCAGCCTCATCGCCGGGATGGACGATCCCACCACCGAGGAATATGACGGTTTCCGATCGGGAGCGCCCCTCTCTCTGCGACTTTGGAACGGGAACGAGATACTATACGGTGCAGTCAGACCTCTCGGCGTCGAACCGGACGCTGACCAATTGGTAGCCTTCGAGGCTCGTGGCACAGCGGTGCTGGCTGTTAACGGTTGGCAACAGACTGCAATCGATCCGGAAATGGGAATACCGACGGATTATGAACTCGCTAACGCTTATCCCAATCCGTTTAACCCATCGACGACCATCCGGTATGGGGTGCCGGAACTTACCGACGTTTCTATCCAGGTGTACAACATGATGGGACAACGCGTAGCCACGCTGGTTCAGGAACGGTTGCATCCTGGCTACTACACAATCGTATGGAACGGGCAGAATTATTTAGGCCAGCCAGTTGCGACGGGTGTGTACTTTTACCAGATGCGAACTGGTGCCAAGGTGATGACCAAGAAAGTTGTCTTTATGAAATAAAGAGGATGTCACAATACAATAACAATAGCGAAAATGGAACAAAGGAGATAGTATGAAACGGTTACTTGTCTTGGTGGCACTCCTCGGACTTGGAGGCGCAATACAGGCGCAAACGCACTTTACGGTGGCATATTCCGGCAATCCGTATAATGCCATGAATATTTATGTTTCGGGCGCCACGATTGATGGCGTTGGAGCGGAGGCCGGAGACGAAATTGGTCTCTTTGATGGGGATATATGTGTTGGCGCGGCGGCGGTCACCGGTCCGATCAGCATGACCAACACGCTTGATTTCGAGGCCTCTTCCGACGATCCGACCACAACCGATGTAGTTGATGGATTTAAAGACGGAAATCCCATGCTGTTTCGGATCTGGGATTCCAGTACGGGAGTAGAATTGACCTCAGTAACGGTGGAAGTAGTACAAGGGGATGAAACATTCGTTTCGCAGGGAACGGCCGCTGTGTCCCTGATCGGGGTAACCAATCAGCCGCCGGTTATTGAGCACCCGGTACCCGATATATCTCTGCTGGAGGATGCCCCTGATACGGCTATTGCTGATCTGGATACTGTGTTTTTAGACCCTGAATCTCAGGAACTCACGATGTCAGTGAATTCCGATAATTCGAACCTTTCCGTGAATCTCTCACTGGAAAATATCTGCACTCTCTCCATACCGGTGGACTGGTATGGTACCGGCGAGATCTATCTGATTGCTTCTGATGGTGAACTCACAACGACGGATACAGTGCTTATCACCGTCACTTCGGTGAATGATAATCCGTCCATACCCGTAGTTCTCCTGCCGGAGTCAGGCGCCGAGTTGGTCAGTGACGGGCTGCTGGTTTGGACTCTCGCATCCGACCCGGAAGAGGATGCTATCACAGGGTATCGAATTCAGGTGGACGATAATGGACAATTCAGTGATCCGGAAGTTGATGAAGTGATCTCCATCGAGGGTCCGGTGCTCGCCAGACGTCCTGCTCTTATGTACAATCCGCAAACTCAAGTGAGCGACAGTGCGTATGTCATTTCTCTGGATGTATTGTCTCAGTACGGAAATCTAACGGACGATACACATTATACCTGGCGGGTTCGTTCCATAGATGTCAACGAGGGCGAATCTGAGTGGTCGGAGGGTGAACATCAGTTTTTCTTCAACAAATCGAATACCGCACCTAAGGCCCCAACTCAGGGATTTAATCCGGCAGACAGCGTGAGTGTAAGCAGCCTTGCACCAACTATCTCCTGGAACGCAGCTTTTGATCCTGATCTGAGCGACGGCGCAGAAACCCTGGCTTATCAACTACAGGTGAGTAGCTCCACGGCATTTGTGGATACGCTGTACGATGTAACCACCGATCCGGGACAGACATCGGTGGAAAGTATCGGAGTGCTGAAAGATAACAGCCTGGCTGCCTATAGGGTGAAGACTATGGACGATGAGGGGCTGAAATCTAAATGGTCAGTGGTACAAGAGTTCCTGATCAACACCGCTCTCGATCCACCGCTGGAGTTTCTGGTGCAGGCACCCGCAACCGGAGATTCAGCAGTGGCGGACTCAACGAATTTCCAGGCGGAAGTGACCTTCCAGTGGACGGCCTCCGGGGATCCGGATCTGAATGACATTGTCCAGTATTTC from Candidatus Neomarinimicrobiota bacterium includes:
- a CDS encoding aldo/keto reductase produces the protein MKHLEVKGVTIPALGFGTYLLRGTACTDSVLTALKLGYRHIDTAQMYRNESAVGKAVRESGIPRDQIFLTTKILASNLAPEDVLSSTHASQEKLDCEYIDLLLIHWPSATVPIDETIDAMNDLQEEGIVKHIGVSNFSVPEMEKAVDASETPILTNQVEYYPGRGQDAMLEYCQKNNLMLTAYSPLGKGRVIDDKTLDEIGARHNKTSAQVALRWLIQQENVVTIPKAGQESHIRDNFDIFDFELSAGEMETIQNL
- a CDS encoding aminotransferase class V-fold PLP-dependent enzyme: MSGYDQLYREFVSRFPDYGNTAELDDLREQEFQRLDQNGQIYLDYTGGSLYAKSQLNSHTELLTDNVFGNPHSNNPTSRQMTDVVEEARARVLEYFCASPDEYTAIFTLNASGALKLVGEAFPFQRESRFLLTVDNHNSVNGIRVFARDKGAEVKYIPVAMPDLRMDDEGLEDSLDNCDRSVPNLLAYPAQSNFTGVQHSMDWIPQAQDAGCHVLLDAAAYVPTNTLDLSAVQPDFVALSFYKMFGYPTGIGCLIAKKKALGILRRPWFAGGTIALASVHSMNHQLADDEAGFEDGTVDYLNIPAVKFGLDLLESVSIESIHRRVQSLTGWLLATLMELRHSNGNPMVRVYGPTTTEARGGNVAFNIYDPDGSLIDFRRVEELANTRQISLRTGCFCNPGVIEVAEGLTAKEMEAGFANRDKVNYPHFLSVLEHQEGKSAGAVRVSFGLVSNFKDAYHLVEFLKTFRDQTTGKIGRVSFDIQTCRRLRDGS
- a CDS encoding NAD(P)/FAD-dependent oxidoreductase; its protein translation is MDVKYARKDVVIIGGGPGGVTAAKEAGKLGASVALIEQDKPGGRALWHSLVPSKVWLDAADTGDEVVHAQEMSYPMGGYIIQPEKVLERLQTVKDREHTRDKKTFEDLNVEVFNGKGHFLDDYTIQVTRDGEEVARVHGEQIIIASGSVPIFPDDLKPDGKRILAPRFMSHRKSIPESIIVVGGGVTGSETIYLFNRLGSEVTALTDIDTLLPRSDADISNTLESVLSRRGVEFHKGQAVQSIVNHGDHVEATLTSGNSFEAELAFVAIGRVPDTSRLNLGKTGVTYDKHKGITVDGQLRTKVQHIFAIGDVTGPPMLANKAIAQARFAVSNALKKTNYSYQPDWAVEAIYTVPEVAQIGMTETEAFKKNRNVRVLKTDYGKVLKSNIIEHQEGFLKMLVNQDNDRILGASAVGDHAADLLAPVAVALKAEMTFHSFQQIAPANPTISELLVALE